The following proteins come from a genomic window of Miscanthus floridulus cultivar M001 chromosome 2, ASM1932011v1, whole genome shotgun sequence:
- the LOC136537583 gene encoding RPM1-interacting protein 4-like isoform X2 codes for MAHQGVPKFGSWEDEGDHLYTQYFENARKGKSPGRSASQNDHSGDPEALSKDSPSAKASPLRTGSDPVVQKPKDERRANREDDLRRHEAPHEAPARRPYAESATHKHGVNTSYDSATRKTGMERSPLHPHHQARVVNKGGVSSPSWERRGSSEGHRGMAPTTPGRSKMRPSGRGDETPERGSAVPKFGEWDEKDPSTGEGFTDIFNKVREEKQSGDAPVITSDTGYSRSNQGHKYESSGCSCFSWFRN; via the exons ATGGCC CATCAAGGAGTGCCTAAATTTGGAAGCTGGGAGGACGAGGGTGATCACCTTTACACGCAGTATTTCGAAAATGCTCGTAAGGGTAAATCTCCAGGTAGATCTGCTAGTCAGAATGACCACAGTGGAGATCCGGAAGCACTCTCCAAGGACTCGCCATCAGCTAAAGCTTCTCCCCTGAGGACTGGGTCGGACCCTGTGGTGCAAAAGCCCAAGGACGAAAGACGTGCCAACAGAGAAGATGATCTTCGTCGGCACGAGGCCCCGCACGAGGCCCCTGCTCGAAGACCGTATGCTGAGTCAGCAACTCATAAGCACGGTGTTAATACCAGCTATGACAGTGCAACAAGAAAAACTGGCATGGAGAGATCGCCTCTGCATCCTCACCACCAAGCTAGAGTTGTAAACAAAGGAGGGGTTTCATCTCCTTCATGGGAGCGCAGGGGTTCATCCGAAGGACACCGTGGAATGGCGCCCACCACACCTGGAAGGTCCAAGATGAGACCAAGTGGCCGTGGAGATGAAACG CCTGAGAGAGGATCAGCCGTGCCTAAGTTTGGAGAATGGGACGAGAAAGATCCATCCACAGGTGAAGGTTTCACCGACATATTTAACAAAGTGAGGGAGGAGAAACAGTCTGGCGATGCTCCTGTCATAACCAGTGACACAGGTTATAGCCGCTCCAATCAAGGCCACAAATACGAATCCTCA GGTTGCTCATGCTTCAGTTGGTTCAGAAACTGA
- the LOC136537583 gene encoding RPM1-interacting protein 4-like isoform X1, which yields MAHQGVPKFGSWEDEGDHLYTQYFENARKGKSPGRSASQNDHSGDPEALSKDSPSAKASPLRTGSDPVVQKPKDERRANREDDLRRHEAPHEAPARRPYAESATHKHGVNTSYDSATRKTGMERSPLHPHHQARVVNKGGVSSPSWERRGSSEGHRGMAPTTPGRSKMRPSGRGDETPERGSAVPKFGEWDEKDPSTGEGFTDIFNKVREEKQSGDAPVITSDTGYSRSNQGHKYESSVSPLQTYWHAAGLNYSFI from the exons ATGGCC CATCAAGGAGTGCCTAAATTTGGAAGCTGGGAGGACGAGGGTGATCACCTTTACACGCAGTATTTCGAAAATGCTCGTAAGGGTAAATCTCCAGGTAGATCTGCTAGTCAGAATGACCACAGTGGAGATCCGGAAGCACTCTCCAAGGACTCGCCATCAGCTAAAGCTTCTCCCCTGAGGACTGGGTCGGACCCTGTGGTGCAAAAGCCCAAGGACGAAAGACGTGCCAACAGAGAAGATGATCTTCGTCGGCACGAGGCCCCGCACGAGGCCCCTGCTCGAAGACCGTATGCTGAGTCAGCAACTCATAAGCACGGTGTTAATACCAGCTATGACAGTGCAACAAGAAAAACTGGCATGGAGAGATCGCCTCTGCATCCTCACCACCAAGCTAGAGTTGTAAACAAAGGAGGGGTTTCATCTCCTTCATGGGAGCGCAGGGGTTCATCCGAAGGACACCGTGGAATGGCGCCCACCACACCTGGAAGGTCCAAGATGAGACCAAGTGGCCGTGGAGATGAAACG CCTGAGAGAGGATCAGCCGTGCCTAAGTTTGGAGAATGGGACGAGAAAGATCCATCCACAGGTGAAGGTTTCACCGACATATTTAACAAAGTGAGGGAGGAGAAACAGTCTGGCGATGCTCCTGTCATAACCAGTGACACAGGTTATAGCCGCTCCAATCAAGGCCACAAATACGAATCCTCAGTGAGTCCACTTCAGACATATTGGCATGCTGCTGGTTTAAACTATTCCTTCATCTAA
- the LOC136537584 gene encoding uncharacterized protein encodes MIHLLFLVLFAEGAVALLLMVKVGPLRELAMRGVDQVKTGKGPATVKTLACTLSVILMSNVASILKIQNRGLKLGTVSPMDQVLWRTHLLEASLIGYTLFLAFVIDRLHHYLRKLMILRKTSSTSREEVEKLQMENRSLREKEEKSSSETKKLQREIAKLNESMKKLKSETEEHERKASVAEAHVNALQKQSEELLLEYDRLLEDNQILQTQLLSRG; translated from the exons ATGATTCATCTGCTGTTCCTCGTGCTGTTCGCGGAGGGCGCGGTGGCGCTGCTCCTCATGGTGAAGGTCGGCCCGCTGCGGGAGCTGGCGATGCGCGGCGTGGACCAGGTGAAGACGGGCAAGGGCCCGGCCACCGTCAAGACGCTGGCGTGCACGCTCTCTGTCATCCTCATGTCCAACGTCGCCAGCATCCTCAAGATCCAGAATAGGGGGCTCAAGCTCGGCACCGTCAGCCCCATGGACCAGGTGCTCTGGAGGACGCACCTCCTCGAGGCATCCCTCATCG GATACACGCTATTCCTTGCATTTGTAATCGACCGGTTGCACCACTACCTCCGAAAGCTGATGATACTGAGGAAAACATCCAGCACATCCAGAGAGGAAGTTGAGAAACTTCAGATGGAGAACCGGTCCCTCCGCGAAAAGGAGGAGAAATCCTCCAGCGAAACAAAGAAGCTTCAGCGAGAGATTGCGAAGCTGAATGAGAGCATGAAGAAGCTGAAATCTGAGACCGAAGAGCACGAGAGGAAGGCATCGGTAGCAGAGGCCCATGTCAACGCGCTGCAGAAGCAGTCGGAGGAGCTGCTCCTGGAGTACGACCGGTTGCTGGAAGACAACCAGATTCTGCAGACTCAGCTACTTAGCAGAGGCTAA
- the LOC136537585 gene encoding actin-related protein 2/3 complex subunit 4-like isoform X1 codes for MSTHQANTLRLYLTCIRNTLEAAMCLHNFPCQEVERHNKPEVELKTSPELLLNPGGPSASGRVLPPVTGRSRVRVVVSSHCTGEEKCLIETSINSIRISMKVKQADELENILAKKFLRFLSMRAEAFQVLRRKPVQGYDISFLITNYHCEDMHKHKLIDFIVQFMEDIDKEISELKLSVNTRGRLVATEFLKQFI; via the exons ATGAGCACTCACCAG GCCAATACGCTGCGGTTGTACCTCACCTGCATCCGGAACACTTTGGAGGCGGCCATGTGCCTCCAC AATTTCCCTTGCCAAGAAGTCGAGAGGCACAACAAACCAGAGGTGGAGCTCAA GACAAGCCCTGAACTTCTGCTGAATCCG GGCGGGCCTAgcgcaagcggtagagtcttaccgcctgtgaccggaaggtcccgggttcgagtcgtggtctcctcgcattgcacaggcgaag AAAAATGCTTGATAGAGACTTCAATCAACTCTATACGTATAAGCATGAAG GTTAAGCAGGCAGATGAATTGGAGAACATTCTTGCCAAGAAGTTCCTTAGGTTTTTGTCAATGAGGGCAGAGGCATTCCAAGTGTTGAGGAGAAAGCCAGTTCAG GGCTATGATATCAGTTTCCTAATAACAAACTACCATTGTGAGGACATGCATAAACACAAGCTCATAGATTTCATCGTGCAATTTATGGAG GATATCGACAAGGAGATCAGTGAGTTGAAGCTGTCAGTAAACACTCGTGGCCGGCTAGTGGCGACTGAGTTCTTGAAGCAGTTCATATGA
- the LOC136537585 gene encoding actin-related protein 2/3 complex subunit 4-like isoform X2, whose protein sequence is MSTHQANTLRLYLTCIRNTLEAAMCLHNFPCQEVERHNKPEVELKTSPELLLNPVLICRNEAEKCLIETSINSIRISMKVKQADELENILAKKFLRFLSMRAEAFQVLRRKPVQGYDISFLITNYHCEDMHKHKLIDFIVQFMEDIDKEISELKLSVNTRGRLVATEFLKQFI, encoded by the exons ATGAGCACTCACCAG GCCAATACGCTGCGGTTGTACCTCACCTGCATCCGGAACACTTTGGAGGCGGCCATGTGCCTCCAC AATTTCCCTTGCCAAGAAGTCGAGAGGCACAACAAACCAGAGGTGGAGCTCAA GACAAGCCCTGAACTTCTGCTGAATCCG GTACTGATATGCCGCAATGAAGCAGAAAAATGCTTGATAGAGACTTCAATCAACTCTATACGTATAAGCATGAAG GTTAAGCAGGCAGATGAATTGGAGAACATTCTTGCCAAGAAGTTCCTTAGGTTTTTGTCAATGAGGGCAGAGGCATTCCAAGTGTTGAGGAGAAAGCCAGTTCAG GGCTATGATATCAGTTTCCTAATAACAAACTACCATTGTGAGGACATGCATAAACACAAGCTCATAGATTTCATCGTGCAATTTATGGAG GATATCGACAAGGAGATCAGTGAGTTGAAGCTGTCAGTAAACACTCGTGGCCGGCTAGTGGCGACTGAGTTCTTGAAGCAGTTCATATGA